One window from the genome of Streptomyces sp. NBC_00287 encodes:
- a CDS encoding VOC family protein, which produces MLRLTDFIIDCPDTMKLAAFYSEVMGLPVKEGSNEHWAGIQFGELELAFIQVEDYRAPQWPDSEHPKQFHLDFEVDDIEAEQRRVLDLGATLQRDCIGPDGYGFRVYTDPIGHPFCLCRNKGVIWTDQGPIWPERD; this is translated from the coding sequence ATGCTACGACTAACCGACTTCATCATCGATTGCCCGGACACGATGAAGCTGGCGGCCTTCTACTCCGAGGTGATGGGGCTCCCGGTCAAGGAGGGCAGTAACGAGCACTGGGCGGGTATCCAGTTCGGCGAGCTCGAACTGGCCTTCATCCAGGTGGAGGACTACCGCGCCCCGCAGTGGCCCGACAGCGAGCACCCCAAGCAGTTCCACCTCGACTTCGAAGTCGACGACATCGAGGCCGAACAGCGCCGCGTCCTGGACCTCGGCGCGACCCTGCAGCGGGACTGCATCGGCCCCGACGGCTACGGCTTCCGCGTCTACACCGACCCCATCGGCCACCCCTTCTGCCTCTGCCGCAACAAGGGTGTCATCTGGACCGATCAGGGCCCCATCTGGCCCGAGCGCGACTAG
- a CDS encoding ABC transporter substrate-binding protein, with protein MRTTSRGLLATLALTPLLAGCFASTENAAGESGGRLRVALAVPPVQALSPYSNDATVLSKLSVAEGLTALDENGSAAPALAESWTQKNDTTWTFELRKATFQDGTDVTAEAVVTALDHANAAETKPRVLSDVTLTAKAEDADTVTLTTETADPVLPLRLASPALGILSAKAYAKDGTVSPVGTGTGPFEITKLTGKTKAALDRYDGYWGGKAKASGIDVTWIADGTARANALRGGDVDIAEWIPTAQAKLLDAKTRHEVPSVRTDSLVLNTGSGIFTDASLRAAAREAVDGSALVDSVFGGYADPAEGLFGPAVSWAADQRVEVTGRAEAATSAQVKSKAKGKTLRLATYTNRAELPEAASVLQQQLEKAGFTVKQDVREYTQMEADLLAGKYDALVFSRVTLLDTGDAVAYLASDYTSEGVYNIAGLKDSAVDKAIKSAAAEGDTEQRQRKIMAAEAEILRTDAVVPLVHEKVVQGIATDVEGVLLDPRERSLIDLDTHLK; from the coding sequence ATGCGCACCACTTCCCGAGGGCTCCTCGCGACGCTCGCCCTCACCCCCCTGCTGGCCGGCTGTTTCGCCTCGACCGAGAACGCTGCGGGGGAGTCGGGCGGCCGGCTGCGGGTCGCGCTCGCCGTACCGCCGGTGCAGGCCCTGTCGCCGTACAGCAATGACGCGACCGTCCTGAGCAAGCTCTCCGTGGCCGAAGGCCTCACCGCGCTGGACGAGAACGGCTCCGCCGCCCCCGCCCTCGCCGAGTCCTGGACCCAGAAGAACGACACCACCTGGACGTTCGAGCTCCGCAAGGCCACCTTCCAGGACGGCACCGATGTCACCGCCGAGGCGGTCGTCACCGCGCTCGACCACGCCAACGCCGCCGAGACCAAGCCCCGCGTCCTCAGCGATGTGACGCTGACCGCCAAGGCCGAGGACGCCGACACCGTCACCCTCACCACCGAGACGGCCGACCCCGTGCTCCCGCTGCGCCTCGCCAGCCCCGCCCTCGGCATCCTCTCCGCGAAGGCCTACGCCAAGGACGGCACCGTCAGCCCGGTCGGCACCGGTACCGGCCCCTTCGAGATCACGAAGCTCACCGGCAAGACCAAGGCCGCCCTCGACCGCTACGACGGCTACTGGGGCGGCAAGGCCAAGGCGTCCGGCATCGACGTCACCTGGATCGCCGACGGCACCGCCCGCGCCAACGCCCTGCGCGGCGGCGACGTCGACATCGCCGAGTGGATCCCCACCGCCCAGGCGAAGCTGCTGGACGCGAAGACCCGCCACGAGGTGCCTTCCGTACGGACCGACAGTCTCGTACTCAACACCGGCAGCGGCATCTTCACCGACGCGTCCCTGCGCGCCGCCGCCCGCGAGGCCGTCGACGGCTCCGCCCTCGTCGACTCCGTCTTCGGCGGGTACGCCGACCCGGCCGAGGGCCTGTTCGGGCCCGCCGTCTCCTGGGCGGCCGACCAGCGCGTCGAGGTGACCGGGCGCGCCGAGGCCGCGACCTCCGCCCAGGTGAAGTCCAAGGCCAAGGGCAAGACCTTGCGCCTGGCCACCTACACCAACCGCGCCGAACTCCCCGAGGCCGCCAGCGTGCTGCAACAGCAGCTGGAGAAGGCCGGGTTCACGGTGAAGCAGGACGTGCGCGAGTACACGCAGATGGAGGCCGACCTTCTCGCGGGCAAGTACGACGCGCTCGTCTTCTCCCGGGTGACGCTCCTCGACACCGGTGACGCGGTCGCCTACCTCGCCAGCGACTACACCAGCGAGGGCGTCTACAACATCGCCGGTCTGAAGGACTCCGCGGTCGACAAGGCCATCAAGTCCGCCGCCGCGGAGGGCGACACCGAGCAGCGGCAGCGCAAGATCATGGCGGCCGAGGCGGAGATCCTGCGCACCGACGCCGTGGTGCCCCTGGTCCACGAGAAGGTGGTGCAGGGCATCGCCACCGATGTCGAGGGCGTGCTCCTCGACCCCCGTGAGCGCTCCCTGATCGACCTCGACACCCACCTGAAGTAA
- a CDS encoding ABC transporter permease subunit codes for MTATHGRPSPWRTAAGRIAAGTALLAAVSLLPWLSGTDPALTVLRARSADQDPTAAQLAAVREQLGLDEGPLAHLVHWLGGLPRGDAGTSWVSGEAVQPQVTAAFAVSVTLMLGALAVTVAVAALLSARTLYLGSRRRLRRRRSGTGAAVLAALPKFLLASLLATVCGVWLGWFPSSGWEGPASMVLPSLALGVPSGAMIGGLLEQALPAAFNEPWARTWYAYGHAPGRIARHALRRAMSGVLPQLLPTVVALVGGAVAVEKIFNIPGLGRLALDAALAQDLPPLQTATLVLVLLGVVAGILIQALRRALLGPALRDGALPALHPPALAPRRATRWIAAFCALALLGLIGAGLLRDPLQVDTAARLLAPSAAHPLGTDSLGRDLLARLGHGALRTAGLALAVTAVSVLVGLLLGIAARVSAGLTEVASTLPAVLAGLLTTAVTGPSVWGVALAVCLVGWTPYAAQTAALLEQERASGHMIASLSFGAGPGYLLRHHYLPAVLPAVLRNALLRLPTTVLVLASLGFLGLGEQPPTPEWGRLLSENQPYVELAPWTVLAPAGALVLLSVLAVSATASGPGRARRSY; via the coding sequence ATGACTGCCACTCACGGCCGTCCGTCCCCGTGGCGGACGGCCGCCGGCCGCATCGCCGCCGGAACCGCGCTGCTCGCGGCCGTGTCCCTGCTCCCCTGGCTGTCCGGGACCGACCCCGCGCTGACGGTCCTGCGGGCGCGTTCCGCCGACCAGGATCCGACCGCCGCCCAGTTGGCCGCCGTACGGGAGCAACTCGGGCTCGACGAGGGGCCGTTGGCGCATCTCGTGCACTGGCTCGGGGGACTGCCGCGCGGTGACGCGGGTACGTCCTGGGTGTCGGGGGAGGCCGTGCAGCCTCAGGTGACGGCCGCTTTCGCGGTGTCCGTCACGCTGATGCTCGGGGCCTTGGCGGTCACGGTCGCCGTGGCCGCGCTGCTCAGCGCCCGCACGCTGTACCTCGGATCCCGGCGCCGGCTGCGACGCCGGCGCTCCGGCACCGGTGCCGCCGTACTCGCCGCCCTGCCCAAGTTCCTGCTCGCCTCGCTGCTCGCCACCGTGTGCGGGGTGTGGCTCGGCTGGTTCCCGTCCAGCGGGTGGGAGGGTCCGGCCTCGATGGTGCTGCCCTCGCTCGCGCTCGGCGTGCCCTCGGGGGCGATGATCGGCGGACTGCTCGAACAGGCGCTGCCCGCCGCGTTCAACGAACCCTGGGCCCGGACCTGGTACGCCTACGGCCACGCGCCCGGCCGGATCGCCCGGCACGCGCTGCGCCGGGCGATGTCCGGAGTGCTCCCGCAACTCCTGCCGACCGTCGTTGCTTTGGTCGGCGGCGCGGTCGCGGTCGAGAAGATCTTCAACATCCCGGGCCTCGGCCGCCTCGCGCTCGACGCGGCGCTCGCCCAGGACCTCCCGCCGCTCCAGACGGCGACCCTGGTCCTCGTCCTGCTCGGCGTCGTCGCGGGCATCCTGATCCAGGCCCTGCGCCGGGCGCTGCTCGGTCCCGCCCTGCGCGACGGCGCCCTGCCCGCCCTGCACCCACCCGCCCTCGCACCCCGCCGCGCCACCCGCTGGATCGCCGCGTTCTGCGCCCTCGCCCTGCTCGGCCTGATCGGCGCCGGGCTGCTGCGTGACCCTCTGCAGGTAGATACGGCGGCCCGGTTGCTCGCGCCGTCCGCCGCCCACCCGTTGGGCACCGACTCACTCGGCCGCGATCTGCTCGCCCGGCTCGGCCACGGCGCCCTGCGCACGGCCGGACTCGCCCTCGCGGTGACCGCGGTCAGCGTCCTCGTCGGACTGCTGCTCGGCATCGCGGCACGGGTGAGCGCGGGCCTGACCGAAGTGGCCTCGACGCTCCCCGCCGTCCTCGCCGGTCTGCTCACCACGGCGGTGACCGGCCCGTCGGTCTGGGGTGTAGCGCTCGCGGTGTGCCTGGTCGGCTGGACGCCGTACGCCGCCCAGACCGCCGCCCTGCTCGAACAGGAACGGGCGAGCGGCCACATGATCGCGTCGCTCTCGTTCGGCGCGGGTCCGGGATACCTGCTGCGCCACCACTATCTGCCGGCCGTCCTCCCCGCCGTCCTGCGCAACGCGCTGCTACGGCTGCCCACCACCGTCCTCGTGCTCGCCTCGCTCGGCTTCCTCGGCCTCGGCGAACAGCCGCCCACACCGGAGTGGGGCCGCCTGCTCTCGGAGAACCAGCCGTACGTCGAACTCGCGCCCTGGACGGTCCTGGCCCCTGCCGGAGCGCTGGTCCTGCTCTCCGTGCTCGCGGTGTCGGCCACGGCGTCGGGACCGGGCAGGGCCCGACGCTCCTACTAG